A single window of Pectobacterium parmentieri DNA harbors:
- the ftsQ gene encoding cell division protein FtsQ, with protein MSQAALNTRGREPEPKGTRRSNGGQLAGIIFLLMVIGTIVWGSWIVVGWMKDASRLPLSRMAVTGERQYTTNDDIRQAILSLGSPGTFMTQDVNVIQQQIERLSWIKQASVRKQWPDELKIHLVEYVPVARWNDQLLVDAEGNSFTVPAERVGNRKMPLLYGPEGSETEVLEGYRIMSQTLAAGKFTLKTVAMSARHSWQLGLDDDTRLELGRDDRAKRLQRFIELYPLLQRQAQSENKRISHVDLRYDSGAAIGWAPALLDQQHVDRQRVGQQ; from the coding sequence ATGTCGCAGGCAGCGCTGAATACACGCGGACGAGAGCCTGAACCGAAAGGAACACGTCGCAGTAATGGAGGCCAATTGGCAGGAATCATTTTCCTGCTGATGGTGATAGGGACGATCGTCTGGGGAAGTTGGATTGTGGTGGGGTGGATGAAAGACGCCAGCCGCCTGCCGCTCTCTCGTATGGCAGTGACAGGGGAAAGGCAGTACACCACCAATGACGATATTCGTCAGGCGATTTTGTCGTTGGGGTCGCCGGGAACGTTCATGACACAGGATGTGAACGTGATCCAGCAGCAGATCGAACGTCTATCATGGATAAAACAGGCCAGCGTGCGTAAGCAGTGGCCGGACGAATTAAAGATTCATCTGGTTGAATATGTGCCGGTAGCGCGTTGGAATGATCAGCTACTGGTTGATGCGGAAGGAAATTCGTTCACTGTCCCCGCCGAACGCGTTGGTAACCGTAAGATGCCGTTGCTGTATGGCCCAGAAGGCAGTGAAACAGAAGTATTGGAAGGCTATCGCATCATGAGTCAGACGCTAGCCGCCGGAAAGTTTACGTTAAAAACGGTAGCGATGAGTGCGCGGCATTCGTGGCAACTGGGATTAGACGATGATACTCGCCTCGAATTGGGGCGGGACGATAGGGCTAAACGTCTGCAACGCTTTATCGAGCTGTATCCGCTGTTGCAGCGGCAGGCTCAGAGCGAGAACAAACGTATTAGCCATGTAGATTTGCGATACGACAGCGGGGCCGCGATAGGTTGGGCTCCTGCCTTGCTTGATCAACAACATGTTGATCGGCAACGAGTTGGTCAGCAATAA